Proteins found in one Corynebacterium zhongnanshanii genomic segment:
- the gndA gene encoding NADP-dependent phosphogluconate dehydrogenase, whose translation MTISFDSSAVGSAHIGVVGLAVMGANIARNFANNGHTVAVYNRTTAKTEAFMEEFGSTGSFVPAESIEEFVSALERPRRALIMVQAGAGTDAVIQQLADAMDEGDIIIDGGNALYTDTIRREAEMSQRGINFLGAGISGGEEGALNGPSIMPGGPAESWEALGPLLESVAAKVDGTPCVTHIGPDGAGHFVKMVHNGIEYADMQVIGEAYQLLRYAANMEPAEIAEVFKTWNEGDLDSYLIEITAEVLSQVDAATGKPLVDVIVDSAGQKGTGRWTVKAALDLGIPTTGIGEAVFARALSGAREQRNATIGSLPSGELSTLETLNIDKDQFVEDVRRALYASKLVAYAQGFDEIKAGSDEYGWDVDPRDLATIWRGGCIIRAKFLNRIREAYNSDPALPSLLLDPYFKGELTELIDSWRRIVVIATQLGQPVPVFASSLSYYDSLRAERLPAALIQGQRDYFGAHTYKRVDRDGSFHTLWSGDRSEVEA comes from the coding sequence ATGACTATTTCTTTCGATTCCTCCGCCGTTGGGTCAGCACACATTGGTGTGGTGGGTCTGGCTGTGATGGGCGCCAATATTGCACGGAACTTTGCCAATAATGGACACACCGTTGCGGTGTACAACCGAACCACTGCCAAGACTGAGGCTTTCATGGAGGAGTTCGGTTCCACGGGCAGCTTCGTTCCCGCGGAGAGCATCGAAGAATTCGTGTCTGCGCTGGAGCGTCCCCGCCGTGCGTTGATCATGGTTCAGGCTGGTGCCGGCACGGATGCGGTGATCCAGCAGCTGGCCGATGCCATGGATGAGGGCGACATCATCATCGATGGTGGTAATGCTCTGTACACGGACACCATCCGACGCGAGGCCGAGATGTCCCAGCGCGGGATCAATTTCCTGGGCGCTGGCATTTCCGGTGGCGAGGAGGGCGCCCTGAATGGTCCGTCCATCATGCCTGGTGGCCCTGCGGAATCCTGGGAAGCGCTGGGCCCACTGTTGGAGTCCGTGGCGGCGAAGGTGGATGGCACCCCGTGTGTGACGCACATCGGCCCTGATGGCGCTGGTCACTTCGTCAAGATGGTGCACAACGGCATCGAGTATGCAGACATGCAGGTGATCGGCGAGGCCTACCAGCTGCTGCGCTATGCGGCGAACATGGAGCCCGCGGAGATTGCCGAGGTCTTCAAGACCTGGAATGAAGGCGACCTTGATTCCTATCTGATTGAGATCACCGCGGAGGTGTTGTCTCAGGTGGACGCCGCCACGGGCAAGCCGCTGGTCGATGTGATTGTGGATTCGGCGGGACAAAAGGGCACGGGCCGCTGGACGGTGAAGGCTGCGCTGGACCTGGGCATTCCTACCACGGGTATCGGCGAGGCTGTGTTTGCCCGCGCGCTGTCTGGCGCCCGGGAGCAGCGCAACGCCACCATCGGGTCTTTACCGTCGGGTGAGCTGTCCACCCTTGAGACCTTGAACATCGATAAGGACCAGTTCGTGGAGGATGTCCGCCGCGCGCTCTACGCCTCCAAGTTGGTTGCGTACGCCCAGGGCTTTGATGAAATCAAGGCTGGTTCCGATGAGTACGGCTGGGATGTTGATCCGCGCGACCTGGCCACCATTTGGCGCGGTGGCTGCATCATTCGAGCGAAGTTCTTGAACCGTATCCGGGAGGCGTATAATTCCGATCCTGCCCTGCCGTCGCTGCTGTTGGATCCATACTTCAAGGGTGAGCTGACCGAGCTGATTGATTCCTGGCGCCGGATTGTGGTGATCGCAACCCAGCTGGGCCAGCCGGTTCCGGTGTTCGCCTCTTCCCTGTCCTACTACGATTCACTGCGGGCCGAGCGTCTCCCTGCTGCTCTGATCCAGGGCCAGCGCGACTACTTCGGCGCCCACACGTACAAGCGTGTGGATCGTGATGGGAGCTTCCATACCTTGTGGTCTGGCGACCGTAGCGAGGTTGAAGCTTAA
- a CDS encoding PaaI family thioesterase — protein sequence MAPSPDKAEVMKRFLELSTIASQRALDSSEIDEINQFTALAPTLDRTLGVTYVAIEPKKQVLRLEIDAKHLQPWGVTNGGVYASLGETAGSMASYIAAGSQSVVMGTSNETHFLRPSKAGDVIISTATPENLGRTTHLWRIEHVNEATGKVCALTFLKTAVMPKTRS from the coding sequence ATGGCACCGTCCCCAGATAAAGCAGAAGTGATGAAGCGCTTCCTGGAACTGTCGACCATCGCCAGCCAACGCGCACTGGACAGCTCTGAAATTGACGAGATCAATCAGTTTACCGCCCTCGCTCCCACCCTGGACCGCACCTTGGGCGTGACCTACGTGGCAATTGAACCGAAGAAGCAGGTGCTCCGCCTTGAAATCGACGCCAAGCATCTCCAGCCCTGGGGCGTGACCAACGGCGGGGTCTACGCTTCCTTGGGTGAAACCGCGGGATCGATGGCAAGCTACATCGCTGCAGGCTCTCAGTCCGTTGTGATGGGAACCTCCAACGAAACCCACTTCCTCCGCCCCTCTAAAGCAGGCGATGTCATCATCTCTACCGCCACTCCCGAAAACCTCGGGCGCACCACTCACCTGTGGCGCATCGAGCACGTCAACGAAGCCACTGGAAAAGTCTGCGCACTCACCTTCCTGAAGACAGCCGTGATGCCGAAGACGCGCTCCTAA
- a CDS encoding NAD(P)/FAD-dependent oxidoreductase, with the protein MSSNTQRTSTGRHQVVIIGAGFGGLFAAKKFKDKNVQVTIVDRTNHHLFQPLLYQVATGILSSGEIAPSIRQIMADQDNVRVVKGEVRKVDTDARTVYADLGGKDEILTYDSLIVAAGAGQSYFGNEHFAEFAPGMKSIDDALEIRARVTGAYERAEIADDPDERQRLLTFVVVGGGPTGVELAGQLAEMAHRTLRDEFREINTNNARIVLVDGGPQVLAPFGKRLGRKAARILEDMGVEVVLNSMVTSVTKEGVTYKDMKTDEEHFIPSYAKIWSAGVSASPLGKHIAEQLGVETDRAGRVMVNDDLSVGSDHNVFIVGDMMNLNNLPGVAQVAMQGGQYAANAIVDEVENGASPEARKPFEYFDKGSMAIISRFNAVVKMNKAEVSGFVGWVMWLVLHLMYMVGFRNRLVAGISWGLNSVSRRRWQLVATRQQLHARNALRKLRELEDKENIRSIEVRDNLRFGEGRDTRAVSD; encoded by the coding sequence ATGAGCAGCAACACCCAGCGCACCAGCACTGGCCGCCACCAAGTAGTCATTATCGGTGCAGGATTCGGTGGACTTTTTGCAGCAAAGAAGTTCAAGGATAAGAACGTTCAAGTCACCATCGTTGATCGTACCAACCACCACCTCTTCCAGCCGTTGCTCTATCAGGTAGCAACGGGCATCCTGTCCTCCGGCGAAATCGCACCGTCCATCCGCCAGATCATGGCTGATCAGGACAACGTTCGCGTAGTCAAGGGCGAGGTCCGCAAGGTTGATACCGACGCCCGTACCGTGTACGCCGACTTGGGCGGCAAGGACGAAATCCTGACCTATGACTCCCTCATCGTCGCCGCCGGCGCCGGTCAGTCCTACTTCGGCAACGAGCACTTCGCCGAATTCGCGCCGGGCATGAAGTCCATTGACGATGCCCTGGAGATCCGCGCGCGCGTCACCGGCGCCTACGAGCGTGCCGAGATTGCCGATGATCCCGATGAGCGCCAGCGCCTGCTGACCTTCGTGGTGGTGGGCGGTGGCCCTACCGGTGTGGAGCTGGCCGGCCAGTTGGCGGAGATGGCTCACCGTACGCTGCGTGATGAGTTCCGCGAGATCAACACGAACAACGCACGCATCGTCCTGGTGGACGGTGGCCCACAGGTGCTGGCACCATTCGGCAAGCGCCTGGGCCGCAAGGCCGCACGCATCCTGGAAGACATGGGCGTGGAGGTTGTGCTGAACTCCATGGTCACCAGCGTGACCAAGGAGGGCGTGACCTACAAGGACATGAAGACCGACGAGGAGCACTTCATCCCTTCCTACGCGAAGATCTGGTCGGCCGGTGTGTCTGCGTCGCCTCTGGGTAAGCACATTGCCGAGCAGCTGGGCGTGGAGACGGACCGCGCGGGCCGCGTGATGGTCAATGATGACTTGAGTGTGGGCTCTGACCACAACGTGTTCATCGTGGGCGACATGATGAACCTCAACAACCTGCCTGGTGTGGCTCAGGTTGCTATGCAGGGTGGCCAGTATGCCGCGAATGCCATTGTGGACGAGGTGGAAAATGGTGCGTCCCCGGAGGCCCGCAAGCCTTTCGAGTACTTCGACAAGGGCTCCATGGCCATCATTTCCCGTTTCAATGCTGTGGTGAAGATGAACAAGGCCGAGGTCTCCGGTTTCGTCGGCTGGGTCATGTGGCTGGTGCTGCACCTGATGTACATGGTTGGTTTCCGCAACCGCCTGGTCGCCGGCATTTCCTGGGGACTCAACTCTGTGTCTCGCCGTCGTTGGCAATTGGTGGCGACGCGTCAGCAGCTCCACGCCCGCAATGCGTTGCGCAAGCTGCGTGAGCTGGAGGATAAGGAGAACATTCGCTCCATCGAGGTGCGCGATAATCTGCGCTTTGGCGAGGGCCGCGATACCCGCGCCGTGTCCGATTAA
- a CDS encoding class I SAM-dependent methyltransferase, with the protein MKRSDGYIDQRRWPQLSRTPEAVMMFRRAATVTQRLNALLREHGVALDSQTDPHMIVRDGQLIDRLVAAGWLGLAEGYMAGEWDADPLSEVLKVLLTQPFEARLGQFLSRRQPSVADRAGEPMPGELPEGLIELYAGATRATGSALFSSSSRTTSREHVDVRVRGSRGSKVAPVTIEQTWLGSPVEVERQDLDDAQRRRIEVMLDHAGVRPGDRVLELPSSGGQLAIQAALRGAHVDVLTGDEDHAEAVMARARAAGLSGAIHVEVISTPIPSPRQWSGRYEAIFSVERMETVGKDRLVHFLRAVDRLLAADGIAIIQSIVAAPGMRETARESLDVMRAYVWPGMHYPTVDEVRSTVLKSTDLSVTAESYLGAHLGATLPLWRANFLSRDRQAAAAGFDHVFRRLWDYQLALHQALVESKDIECVQFALRPRR; encoded by the coding sequence GTGAAACGCTCGGACGGATACATCGATCAGCGGCGCTGGCCACAATTATCGCGCACACCAGAGGCCGTGATGATGTTTCGCCGAGCAGCAACGGTCACTCAGCGCCTCAATGCTCTGTTGCGCGAGCACGGGGTGGCGCTGGACTCCCAGACTGATCCCCACATGATTGTGCGCGACGGCCAGCTGATCGATCGCCTGGTCGCCGCCGGGTGGCTGGGGCTGGCCGAAGGCTACATGGCAGGGGAGTGGGATGCCGATCCTCTGTCCGAGGTCCTGAAGGTCCTGCTGACGCAACCGTTCGAGGCGCGGCTGGGCCAATTCCTGTCTCGCCGCCAGCCGTCCGTGGCCGATCGCGCGGGCGAGCCCATGCCGGGGGAACTACCGGAGGGTCTGATCGAGCTGTACGCGGGTGCCACGCGGGCGACGGGCTCAGCGTTGTTTTCCTCCTCCTCCCGCACGACGTCCCGCGAACACGTGGACGTACGGGTGCGCGGGTCAAGGGGGTCGAAGGTGGCGCCTGTGACGATTGAGCAAACCTGGCTTGGCTCGCCCGTGGAGGTGGAACGCCAGGATTTGGACGACGCCCAGCGTAGACGCATTGAAGTCATGCTTGACCATGCTGGGGTTCGCCCTGGGGACAGGGTATTGGAGCTTCCCTCGTCGGGAGGGCAGTTGGCCATCCAGGCTGCGCTGCGCGGCGCACACGTGGACGTCCTGACGGGGGACGAGGATCACGCCGAGGCGGTGATGGCCCGCGCACGTGCCGCGGGTCTGTCCGGTGCGATCCATGTCGAAGTGATTAGCACGCCGATCCCCAGCCCGCGCCAATGGTCGGGCCGCTACGAAGCGATCTTTTCAGTGGAGCGCATGGAGACCGTGGGTAAGGATCGCCTGGTGCATTTCCTGCGCGCAGTGGACCGGCTCCTGGCCGCCGATGGCATCGCAATCATCCAGTCCATCGTGGCTGCGCCGGGCATGCGTGAGACGGCCCGTGAGTCCCTGGACGTGATGCGCGCGTACGTGTGGCCGGGGATGCACTATCCCACGGTGGATGAGGTCCGCTCGACGGTGCTGAAGAGCACGGATCTGAGTGTGACGGCGGAGAGTTACCTGGGGGCGCACCTGGGGGCAACGCTGCCGCTGTGGCGTGCGAACTTCCTGTCACGGGACCGCCAGGCTGCGGCGGCGGGATTTGACCACGTGTTCCGCCGCTTGTGGGATTATCAGCTGGCGCTGCACCAGGCCCTTGTGGAGAGCAAGGACATCGAGTGTGTCCAATTTGCTCTCCGGCCGAGGCGCTGA
- a CDS encoding MFS transporter, which produces MTTSTASAVNTDPHPMDDKTTRRRVVVASTVGTTIEFYDFYAYATAAVAVFPYLFFPKNEDPKVNLLASFAAFGLAFVARPLGSILFGHFGDRMGRKVTLVASLLTMGIATFIIGILPTYAQIGLWAPALLALMRFSQGLGLGGEWSGAALLATENARPGKRAWAAMWPQLGAPFGFILANGLFLILVLSLGHESGDITGAFMSWGWRIPFLLSIIMVAIGLYVRFKLEETPVFKKALDDGKKVGLPLGTVFKTAWKPLILGTVVMLSTYTLFYLVTTWILSYGIANPEKTAGLGIPYVDFLQIQLITIFFFAICVPISGLLADRFGRKKFLATVSVLMLIFSATFPLFLAQDQATELSVGIWLAIGMSLMGMIFGPMSAVLPEMFPTNVRYTGSGISYNVSSILGAAVAPFIATSLVNEYGVHMVGVYLGVVTLITLLGVIAMKETRHINMDEV; this is translated from the coding sequence ATGACAACGAGCACTGCATCGGCGGTGAACACAGACCCACATCCTATGGATGACAAGACAACGCGTCGCCGCGTGGTCGTCGCATCAACCGTTGGTACCACCATCGAGTTTTACGACTTCTACGCCTACGCAACAGCTGCGGTGGCAGTATTTCCCTACCTCTTCTTCCCTAAGAACGAGGATCCGAAGGTCAACCTGTTGGCCTCCTTTGCGGCCTTCGGACTGGCCTTCGTTGCCCGCCCCTTGGGCTCCATCCTCTTCGGCCACTTCGGTGACCGCATGGGACGCAAGGTCACCCTGGTCGCTTCCCTCCTCACGATGGGTATCGCAACCTTCATTATCGGTATTCTGCCCACCTATGCCCAGATTGGCCTGTGGGCTCCCGCGCTGCTGGCGCTCATGCGCTTCAGCCAGGGACTTGGACTCGGAGGTGAATGGTCCGGCGCGGCACTCCTCGCCACGGAGAATGCACGGCCCGGCAAGCGCGCCTGGGCAGCAATGTGGCCTCAGCTCGGCGCTCCCTTTGGCTTCATCCTCGCCAATGGCCTCTTCTTGATTCTGGTGCTGTCCCTCGGCCACGAAAGCGGCGACATCACCGGCGCGTTCATGAGCTGGGGTTGGCGTATCCCATTCCTGCTGTCGATCATCATGGTAGCCATCGGCCTCTACGTCCGTTTCAAGTTGGAAGAAACGCCCGTGTTCAAAAAGGCGCTGGACGACGGCAAGAAGGTAGGCCTGCCCCTGGGCACGGTCTTCAAGACCGCCTGGAAGCCGCTGATCCTGGGAACGGTGGTCATGCTGTCCACCTACACCTTGTTCTACCTGGTGACAACCTGGATCTTGTCCTACGGCATCGCCAACCCAGAAAAGACCGCGGGCCTGGGAATCCCCTACGTGGACTTCCTGCAAATCCAGCTGATTACGATCTTCTTCTTCGCGATCTGTGTGCCCATCTCCGGACTTCTGGCCGACCGCTTCGGCCGTAAGAAGTTCCTGGCCACCGTGTCCGTTCTGATGCTGATCTTCAGTGCAACCTTCCCACTGTTCCTGGCTCAAGACCAGGCCACCGAGCTGTCCGTGGGCATCTGGCTGGCCATCGGCATGAGCCTGATGGGCATGATCTTCGGACCCATGTCCGCCGTGCTTCCGGAGATGTTCCCCACCAATGTCCGCTACACCGGATCCGGTATCTCCTACAATGTGTCGTCCATCCTGGGTGCAGCGGTGGCTCCGTTCATCGCCACCTCCCTGGTCAATGAGTACGGCGTGCACATGGTGGGCGTGTACCTCGGCGTGGTCACCCTCATTACACTGCTCGGTGTGATCGCCATGAAGGAAACCCGCCACATCAACATGGACGAGGTCTAA
- a CDS encoding FAD-binding dehydrogenase encodes MATQNQQFNVIIVGAGLSGMVAAYEAARSGLRVLVLDQENRKNLGGQAFWSLGGLFFVNSPEQRLMGVKDSEELAWRDWQNSAQWDDAAHDYWPRQWGREYVRFATHEKRDYLRALGLRSLPTVGWAERGSGDGAGHGNSVPRFHVTWGTGPEVVRIFREPLEEFERQGKVEFRFRHQVDELITEDTAQGTKVVGVRGSLLAEDDSDRGVKSSREVVGQFEERATATVVTSGGIGGNLDLVRRSWPTERWGEMPDNIVVGVPAHVDGRMIEISHKAGANLVNTDRMWHYTEGMMNWDPIWPKHGIRIIPGPSSLWLDATGKRFPTNIIPGGDTIATMEEIGKSGHGYSWFILTKAIADKEFIFSGSEQNDDITIKTVKNLVQKVTSKETHYAVKNFMDHGEDWILADNLSDLVSQMNELVGPDNPQIDEDDLRRTIEHRDSQVDNKYSKDAQINYIRMARGYLGDRIVRCEAPHKLLDESKGPLIAIRIRLLTRKTLGGIETDLSGRCLTSDGEVLPGLYAAGEVAGFGGGGVHGKNALEGTFLGGCIHSGKRVGEALRSQVEALDAEAQ; translated from the coding sequence ATGGCTACGCAGAACCAACAGTTCAACGTCATCATTGTTGGAGCGGGACTGTCTGGCATGGTCGCCGCATACGAGGCCGCGCGAAGTGGACTGCGGGTCCTTGTTCTGGATCAAGAAAACCGGAAGAATCTGGGCGGCCAGGCATTCTGGTCCCTCGGTGGTCTGTTCTTCGTGAACTCTCCCGAGCAGCGCCTGATGGGTGTTAAGGACAGTGAAGAGTTGGCCTGGCGTGATTGGCAGAACTCAGCGCAGTGGGACGACGCTGCCCATGACTACTGGCCTCGCCAATGGGGACGTGAGTACGTGCGCTTCGCTACCCACGAAAAGCGTGACTACCTGCGCGCCCTGGGGCTACGTTCCCTGCCGACGGTCGGCTGGGCCGAGCGGGGAAGTGGTGACGGTGCCGGGCATGGAAACTCCGTCCCGCGATTCCACGTCACCTGGGGTACAGGTCCGGAAGTGGTGCGTATCTTCCGGGAACCACTGGAGGAGTTCGAGCGGCAAGGCAAGGTAGAGTTCCGTTTCCGTCACCAGGTCGATGAGCTGATCACTGAGGATACGGCTCAGGGCACCAAGGTGGTGGGCGTTCGCGGCTCATTGCTGGCTGAGGATGATTCCGATCGTGGTGTGAAGTCCAGTCGCGAGGTGGTGGGGCAGTTTGAGGAGCGCGCCACCGCCACGGTGGTGACCTCCGGCGGTATCGGTGGAAACCTGGATCTGGTGCGTAGGTCCTGGCCCACGGAGCGCTGGGGCGAAATGCCGGACAACATTGTGGTGGGCGTTCCTGCCCATGTGGATGGGCGCATGATCGAGATCTCCCATAAGGCCGGCGCCAACTTGGTGAACACTGACCGCATGTGGCATTACACCGAAGGCATGATGAACTGGGATCCCATTTGGCCGAAGCACGGTATCCGTATCATTCCGGGACCATCTTCTCTGTGGCTGGATGCCACGGGTAAGCGTTTCCCCACGAATATCATTCCGGGCGGCGATACTATCGCCACGATGGAGGAGATCGGAAAATCCGGCCATGGTTACAGCTGGTTTATTCTCACCAAGGCCATCGCGGATAAGGAGTTCATTTTCTCCGGGTCGGAGCAAAACGATGACATCACCATCAAGACCGTGAAGAACCTGGTGCAGAAGGTGACCAGCAAAGAGACTCACTATGCGGTGAAGAACTTTATGGACCACGGTGAGGACTGGATTCTGGCTGATAACTTGTCCGATTTGGTCTCCCAGATGAACGAGCTGGTGGGCCCTGATAATCCGCAGATTGATGAGGATGATCTGCGGCGCACCATTGAGCACCGCGATTCTCAGGTGGATAATAAATACTCCAAGGATGCGCAGATTAATTACATTCGCATGGCCCGCGGCTATCTGGGAGACCGTATTGTGCGTTGTGAGGCTCCGCATAAATTGCTCGACGAATCAAAGGGCCCGCTGATTGCCATTCGCATTCGCTTACTGACGCGCAAGACGCTGGGTGGTATCGAAACGGATCTGTCTGGACGTTGCCTGACCAGTGACGGCGAGGTGCTGCCTGGCTTGTATGCCGCCGGCGAGGTCGCTGGTTTCGGTGGTGGCGGTGTCCACGGAAAGAATGCCCTGGAGGGCACGTTCCTGGGCGGATGCATCCACTCGGGTAAGCGTGTGGGCGAGGCGCTCCGGTCGCAGGTGGAGGCCTTGGATGCCGAAGCACAGTGA
- a CDS encoding amidase family protein encodes MPKHSDNMAPRRSDITVQQHAEDTVQWHTLDAHQWRDAATQHGAVTGIRAALERIERRNDYLNAFTIILREESLSQAEKLDQLPADQRGPLHGVPVAIKDEVDVAGCVTSFGTSGNSTPRTEDSLIVQRLRAAGAIIIGKTAMPAFGAFPFTESQRFGITRNPVHPAHTPGGSSGGSAAAVADGMVPLAIGGDGGGSVRIPADHCGIVGLKPARGVVPSSPYEHLWYALGTAGPLARTVADVRLAYSVIAGDSTADSDISDAQPPAPTPLRIGVSVRPLSPLTRLVRENRRAVRRASDILRSQGHTVTDIDLRHPDPAPAFLVQFFAGIRAEIAGLEHPRRIEARHRWTRVLGAWASGPVLRWALAWSERFGQRMERTFAEYDVLLTPTVAGRPRKAGVLTGKGLVGAGLASMPSVAYTAVWNVSGHPGLTVPMGLGEDGLPTSVQLIGSVGDREVAALVRAGEQLMRAEGAS; translated from the coding sequence ATGCCGAAGCACAGTGACAACATGGCGCCACGGCGCAGTGACATTACAGTGCAGCAGCACGCTGAGGATACAGTCCAGTGGCACACCCTCGACGCTCATCAGTGGCGCGATGCCGCCACTCAACACGGGGCGGTGACGGGCATCCGCGCGGCCTTGGAGCGTATCGAGCGGCGTAACGACTACCTCAATGCCTTCACGATCATCCTGCGAGAAGAATCCCTCAGTCAGGCCGAAAAGCTTGACCAGCTTCCCGCCGATCAGCGCGGCCCTCTGCACGGCGTTCCCGTGGCGATCAAGGACGAGGTAGACGTGGCCGGCTGCGTCACCAGCTTCGGAACCTCGGGAAACTCCACACCGCGGACAGAAGATTCTCTCATCGTGCAGCGCCTCCGAGCCGCCGGCGCGATCATCATCGGCAAGACAGCCATGCCTGCGTTCGGCGCGTTTCCCTTCACCGAGTCCCAGCGCTTTGGCATCACCCGCAATCCCGTCCATCCTGCGCACACCCCGGGCGGATCGTCCGGTGGGTCGGCGGCCGCGGTGGCCGATGGCATGGTTCCCCTGGCAATCGGCGGCGACGGCGGGGGATCCGTGCGCATCCCCGCCGACCACTGCGGCATCGTGGGCCTGAAACCCGCCCGTGGTGTTGTTCCCTCCAGCCCCTACGAGCACTTGTGGTACGCGCTCGGTACCGCAGGCCCGCTGGCTCGGACCGTCGCCGATGTGCGCTTGGCGTATTCCGTCATTGCTGGGGATAGTACTGCTGATTCTGATATATCCGACGCCCAGCCTCCCGCTCCGACACCCTTGCGCATAGGCGTCAGTGTGCGTCCGCTCAGCCCGCTGACGCGACTAGTGAGAGAGAACCGGCGGGCGGTGCGCCGGGCGTCGGATATTTTGCGCAGCCAGGGGCATACGGTGACGGACATTGACCTGCGTCACCCGGATCCCGCGCCGGCGTTTCTGGTGCAATTTTTTGCCGGGATTCGGGCGGAGATCGCGGGGCTGGAGCATCCGCGGCGGATTGAGGCGCGGCATCGGTGGACCAGGGTGCTGGGCGCGTGGGCGAGTGGTCCTGTGCTGCGCTGGGCGCTCGCATGGTCGGAGCGCTTTGGGCAGAGGATGGAGCGGACGTTCGCTGAGTACGATGTGCTGCTCACGCCCACGGTGGCCGGGCGGCCCAGGAAGGCCGGCGTCCTGACGGGGAAGGGGCTAGTGGGCGCGGGGCTCGCGAGCATGCCGTCGGTGGCGTATACGGCGGTGTGGAATGTCTCGGGGCACCCGGGGTTGACCGTGCCGATGGGGCTGGGGGAGGACGGGTTGCCCACGAGTGTGCAGCTCATCGGTTCCGTCGGGGACCGTGAGGTGGCGGCGTTGGTTCGGGCAGGGGAGCAGCTGATGCGGGCAGAGGGTGCGTCCTAA
- a CDS encoding lipase family protein has protein sequence MKRRTTTHVRHRSSSRSLGLRLCAAVSVPLFAAAAFAPAANAANASDIGSLQSITALSSQGAAPVVVRGQSDDFYNIHDVNPTTPGEILRKKETAYNRLMGDADFNLPDKATKIMYTTTTQHGDLVPVTGYVVEPNVEWKGPGPRPTLVVGRGTVGQGDQCAPSRQWPLDNQPDPITAGRLVNLEGLYDWVFLNQGVRVVVTDYVGMGTEPVHTYMNRLDQAHAMADAARAARNLVGAENFGKIGFYGHSQGGGASAAAVEEVSSYAKDLDVAGAYASAPPADLNEVQKNIDGSDLVGAIGFSINGLLARYPELRPILDQHLSDKGKDVLEDLKTTCTDEIEDKYGNQTTSQWTNSGKSLDEIVADSPEAQKAMDDQLIGKGVNAAPIMIISGRYDQNVEYKQAKTLARKWCEKGGKVVYRDDILPEIGKYNHFIQAISGGAFGFGFMLDRFRGVPVSGECQISDDAAPGGAGSSPTGSAEASSALSAAGSLERPAAGSAQASSDGRAAQAIGSLFRKGSGGISLGSS, from the coding sequence ATGAAAAGAAGGACCACCACTCACGTCCGTCACCGTTCCTCATCGCGCAGCCTGGGGTTGAGGCTGTGCGCTGCGGTCAGCGTGCCATTGTTCGCTGCAGCGGCGTTCGCGCCAGCGGCTAACGCAGCCAACGCCAGCGACATTGGGTCGCTGCAATCGATCACCGCACTGAGCTCTCAGGGTGCCGCGCCCGTCGTGGTGAGGGGGCAAAGTGATGATTTCTACAACATCCACGACGTCAATCCCACCACGCCAGGGGAGATCCTGCGGAAGAAGGAGACTGCTTACAACCGCCTGATGGGAGATGCCGATTTCAATCTTCCCGACAAGGCCACCAAGATCATGTACACCACAACCACGCAGCACGGCGACCTGGTTCCTGTGACCGGCTACGTTGTGGAGCCGAACGTGGAGTGGAAGGGCCCTGGCCCTCGTCCAACGTTGGTGGTCGGCCGTGGAACCGTTGGTCAGGGTGACCAGTGCGCGCCATCGCGGCAGTGGCCACTGGATAACCAGCCAGACCCCATCACCGCAGGACGCCTGGTGAACCTCGAGGGACTCTACGACTGGGTCTTCCTGAACCAGGGCGTGCGCGTGGTGGTCACGGACTACGTGGGCATGGGAACCGAGCCAGTTCACACCTACATGAACCGCCTGGACCAGGCACACGCCATGGCAGATGCCGCCCGTGCAGCCAGGAACCTGGTGGGTGCCGAGAACTTCGGAAAGATTGGCTTCTACGGCCACTCCCAGGGTGGCGGCGCCTCCGCCGCTGCCGTGGAGGAGGTCAGCTCCTACGCTAAGGACCTGGATGTGGCTGGAGCGTATGCGTCCGCGCCACCGGCGGACTTGAACGAGGTGCAGAAGAACATCGACGGCTCCGACCTGGTAGGCGCGATCGGCTTCTCAATCAACGGCCTTCTGGCGCGTTACCCAGAACTGCGTCCGATCCTTGACCAGCACCTGTCTGACAAGGGCAAGGACGTGCTGGAGGATCTCAAGACCACCTGTACTGATGAGATTGAGGACAAGTATGGCAATCAGACTACCAGCCAGTGGACGAACTCGGGCAAGAGCCTGGACGAGATTGTGGCCGATAGCCCCGAGGCTCAAAAGGCCATGGATGACCAGCTGATCGGTAAAGGTGTTAACGCGGCACCGATCATGATCATTTCCGGTCGCTACGACCAGAACGTGGAATACAAGCAGGCGAAAACCCTGGCACGGAAGTGGTGCGAAAAGGGCGGAAAGGTTGTCTACCGCGATGACATCCTGCCGGAGATTGGCAAGTACAACCACTTCATCCAGGCGATCTCTGGTGGAGCCTTTGGCTTCGGGTTCATGTTGGATCGTTTCCGCGGCGTACCGGTGAGCGGCGAATGCCAGATTTCCGACGACGCGGCTCCCGGTGGCGCAGGGTCCTCGCCAACGGGATCGGCCGAGGCGTCCTCGGCGCTGTCCGCCGCGGGATCGCTGGAGCGTCCAGCAGCTGGCTCGGCACAGGCGTCCAGTGACGGTCGTGCCGCCCAGGCGATCGGATCTCTGTTCCGGAAGGGCTCCGGCGGAATCTCGCTCGGAAGCTCCTAG